Sequence from the Cetobacterium sp. ZOR0034 genome:
TTGTCGTGTTTTAATTTTATTGCGACAATTTGTCGTGTTTTAATTTTATTGCGACAATTTGTCGTGTTTTAATTTTTTTATCCGGAAAATCCGGATAAAAAAATTGATTATTTTCCTTTTTTAATCTATACTATAATTATTAAAAAAGGAGGTGAAAAGCGTTACTTTTTGAGTGACGTTAATTATGGGGAAAATAATAACTGTAAAAAATAATAAAGGTGGCGTTGGAAAATCAACTTTATCTAAAAATATTGCTCACGGTCTTGCTATGCTCGACTTCAAAACTGCACTGATTACCTCTGATGCTCAAAATGATAGCCTTATTCTTCTAGGGGGATGGTTTGAAGGTGGAAAAGGATTCAAATCTTTTGTTCAAAATGGTGAAGAGATTAAAATCAAAATCAGGGAAAACTTAGATTACTTTCCTGTAGAAACTGATATTTTTGGAATAAACTTAAAAAATAAAATCAGAAAAACATTTGAATCTTTAAGATCTAGTTATGATTTTATAATTGTTGACTGTGCTCCTGTTTTTAATGTTCTTAATGATATTATTCTTGAAATTACCGACGAAATTATCGTTCCTATAAAACTAGATAAATTAAGCACTGCTGGAATAACTAGATTGATCG
This genomic interval carries:
- a CDS encoding ParA family protein, coding for MGKIITVKNNKGGVGKSTLSKNIAHGLAMLDFKTALITSDAQNDSLILLGGWFEGGKGFKSFVQNGEEIKIKIRENLDYFPVETDIFGINLKNKIRKTFESLRSSYDFIIVDCAPVFNVLNDIILEITDEIIVPIKLDKLSTAGITRLIEKAEGDKITQIVPNLYRNTKISREYFNSLSEFFSNTGVILTAPIPESVIEEQLSEKGKTIWETQAKKAEELQSLYGEIIGGIING